A stretch of Triticum aestivum cultivar Chinese Spring chromosome 1D, IWGSC CS RefSeq v2.1, whole genome shotgun sequence DNA encodes these proteins:
- the LOC123181350 gene encoding AAA-ATPase At2g46620 gives MPLDGGGGGAAVMFLAYAALAVAALRAVLSYKSAAHAARRLWRWADEWAQAYQYYEVPRFVAGGNDGAENPLFRKAAAYVASLPSLEDADAACVLSSASKSNDFSLQLGPGHTAHDAFLGARLAWTNGGECLVLRLRRHDRTRVLRPYLQHVESVADEMELRRRELRFYANTGAVAPRWASAPFTHPATLDTVAMDPELKTRVRSDLESFVKGRAYYHRLGRVWRRSYLLYGPPGTGKSTFAAAMARFLGYDVYDIDLSRAGTDDLRALLLDTAPRSLILVEDLDRYLRGGDGETSAARAARVLGFMDGLSSCCGEERVMVFTMSGGKEGVDPAVLRPGRLDVHIHFTMCDFDGFKALASNYLGLKDHKLYPQVEEGFHAGARLSPAELGEIMLANRGSPSRALRTVISALQHVVAPRTSSAARPPRLTSRTSGHLDESNPAAGESQSPGAGGGGGFGKDAPMREFKKLYGLIKIRSRKEGGVVPVDDTASANGRGNDASTEKDR, from the coding sequence ATGCccctggacggcggcggcggcggggcggcggtcaTGTTCCTGGCGTACGCGGCCCTGGCCGTGGCGGCGCTGCGGGCCGTGCTGTCCTACAAGTCGGCGGCGCACGCGGCCCGCCGGCTGTGGCGGTGGGCGGACGAGTGGGCGCAGGCCTACCAGTACTACGAGGTGCCGCGCTTCGTCGCTGGCGGCAACGACGGGGCCGAGAACCCGCTCTTCCGCAAGGCGGCGGCCTACGTGGCGTCGCTGCCGTCGCTCGAGGACGCGGACGCCGCCTGCGTGCTCTCCTCCGCCAGCAAGAGCAACGACTTCTCGCTGCAGCTCGGCCCGGGCCACACCGCGCACGACGCCTTCCTCGGCGCGCGCCTCGCGTGGACCAACGGCGGGGAGTGCCTGGTCCTCCGCTTGCGCCGCCATGACCGCACGCGCGTGCTGCGCCCCTACCTGCAGCACGTCGAGTCCGTCGCCGACGAGATGGAGCTGCGCCGCCGCGAGCTGCGGTTCTACGCCAACACCGGCGCCGTCGCTCCGCGCTGGGCGTCCGCGCCCTTCACCCACCCGGCCACGCTTGACACGGTGGCCATGGACCCGGAGCTCAAGACCCGCGTCCGCTCCGACCTGGAGAGCTTCGTCAAGGGCCGCGCCTACTACCACCGCCTGGGCCGCGTCTGGCGCCGGAGCTACCTGCTCTATGGACCGCCCGGCACGGGCAAGTCCACGTTCGCCGCGGCGATGGCGAGGTTCCTCGGCTACGACGTCTACGACATCGACCTCTCCCGCGCCGGCACCGACGACCTCCGCGCGCTGCTCCTGGACACCGCCCCGCGGTCGCTCATCCTCGTGGAGGACCTCGACCGGTACCTGCGCGGCGGCGACGGGGAGACGTCGGCGGCGAGGGCCGCCAGGGTGCTGGGCTTCATGGACGGGCTGTCGTCGTGCTGCGGCGAGGAGCGCGTCATGGTGTTCACCATGAGCGGCGGCAAGGAGGGCGTGGACCCGGCCGTGCTGCGGCCCGGGAGGCTGGACGTGCACATCCACTTCACCATGTGCGACTTCGACGGCTTCAAGGCGCTGGCCAGCAACTACCTGGGCCTCAAGGACCACAAGCTTTACCCTCAGGTGGAGGAGGGCTTCCACGCCGGCGCCCGCCTGAGCCCGGCCGAGCTCGGCGAGATCATGCTCGCCAACCGCGGGTCACCGAGCCGCGCGCTCCGCACCGTCATCAGCGCGCTGCAGCACGTGGTGGCGCCGCGGACGAGCTCCGCCGCGCGGCCGCCCAGGCTGACCTCAAGAACGTCCGGGCACCTCGACGAGTCCAACCCGGCGGCGGGAGAGAGCCAGTCGCCGGGGGCCGGGGGCGGCGGGGGGTTCGGGAAGGACGCGCCGATGAGGGAGTTCAAGAAGCTGTACGGGCTGATCAAGATCAGGAGCCGCAAGGAGGGCGGCGTGGTGCCGGTGGACGACACGGCGTCGGCGAACGGGCGGGGCAACGACGCCAGCACCGAGAAGGACCGGTGA